One genomic window of Solea senegalensis isolate Sse05_10M unplaced genomic scaffold, IFAPA_SoseM_1 scf7180000014762, whole genome shotgun sequence includes the following:
- the gckr gene encoding glucokinase regulatory protein isoform X1 codes for MWNFRSARFSGSVRFQQSAEEAEAHVDLHVHHCRRALFSSEEAPEDEATLGALSLNKAPFVAGQLHLCLQHTHVYTPVLVGFNPTHHAKSESIPGCTFTFHSVVQRMQELAQTHEAFVINPAVAPEAVSGSSRMKGGSATKILLDVVLSAAHAAVFTDSSITHEVPVFFSNSGIVQRINAYKKAVEVTYAHSDGITALLEAAGQSLQCGRCVCYLGWGSVAVLGLIDATECEPTFGADHKDVRSFISGGYSQLDNSEGHMSSLGRQFNITHEDFLRDVLPHLNNLDTVLLLYTHCDDVSDVVEVTRRMREKTSNIHAVYHHHHHRHHHHHHH; via the exons ATGTGGAACTTCAGGTCGGCTCGCTTTTCTGGCAGCG tcagGTTTCAACAGAGCGCTGAAGAAGCTGAAGCACACGTTGATCTACACGTACATCATTGCAGGAG AGCTCTGTTTTCCTCTGAAGAAGCTCCTGAAGACGAGGCCACACTGGGCGCGCTCAGTCTGAACAAG GCTCCGTTTGTGGCAGGACAGCTGCATCTGTGTCTGCAGCACACGCACGTTTACACTCCAGTACTCGTGGGATTCAACCCCACACATCACGCCAA GAGTGAGTCCATACCTGGCTGCACGTTCACGTTCCACAGCGTCGTTCAGAGGATGCAGGAGCTCGCTCAGACCCACGAGGCCTTTGTGATCAACCCAGCAGTCGCA CCTGAAGCGGTCAGCGGCTCCTCCAGGATGAAGGGCGGCAGCGCCACAAAGATCCTCCTGGACGTGGTCTTGTCCGCCGCTCACGCCGCTGTCTTCACGGACTCGTCCATCACACACGA ggtaccggtctt TTTTTCCAACAGTGGAATTGTGCAGCGCATAAACGCATATAAGAAAGCTGTGGAGGTCACGTACGCTCACAGTGACGGGATCACTGCTCTGTTGGAGgcagcaggtcaaag ttTGCAGtgtggcaggtgtgtgtgttacctgggcTGGGGCTCAGTGGCCGTGCTGGGCCTCATCGACGCCACTGAGTGTGAGCCCACATTTGGAGCAG ACCACAAGGATGTCCGCAGCTTCATCAGTGGTGGATACAGTCAGCTGGACAACAGCGAAGGTCACATGAGCTCACTG GGTCGTCAGTTTAACATCACACATGAGGATTTTCTACGTGATGTTCTGCCTCATCTCAACAACCTGGACACTGTTCTTCTGCTCTACACTCACTGtg ATGATGTCAGTGACGTGGTGGAGGTCACACGCAGAATGAGAGAGAAGACGTCCAACATCCACGCtgtttatcatcatcatcatcatcgtcatcatcatcatcatcatcactga
- the gckr gene encoding glucokinase regulatory protein isoform X2, whose amino-acid sequence MWNFRSARFSGSVRFQQSAEEAEAHVDLHVHHCRRALFSSEEAPEDEATLGALSLNKAPFVAGQLHLCLQHTHVYTPVLVGFNPTHHAKSESIPGCTFTFHSVVQRMQELAQTHEAFVINPAVAPEAVSGSSRMKGGSATKILLDVVLSAAHAAVFTDSSITHDGIVQRINAYKKAVEVTYAHSDGITALLEAAGQSLQCGRCVCYLGWGSVAVLGLIDATECEPTFGADHKDVRSFISGGYSQLDNSEGHMSSLGRQFNITHEDFLRDVLPHLNNLDTVLLLYTHCDDVSDVVEVTRRMREKTSNIHAVYHHHHHRHHHHHHH is encoded by the exons ATGTGGAACTTCAGGTCGGCTCGCTTTTCTGGCAGCG tcagGTTTCAACAGAGCGCTGAAGAAGCTGAAGCACACGTTGATCTACACGTACATCATTGCAGGAG AGCTCTGTTTTCCTCTGAAGAAGCTCCTGAAGACGAGGCCACACTGGGCGCGCTCAGTCTGAACAAG GCTCCGTTTGTGGCAGGACAGCTGCATCTGTGTCTGCAGCACACGCACGTTTACACTCCAGTACTCGTGGGATTCAACCCCACACATCACGCCAA GAGTGAGTCCATACCTGGCTGCACGTTCACGTTCCACAGCGTCGTTCAGAGGATGCAGGAGCTCGCTCAGACCCACGAGGCCTTTGTGATCAACCCAGCAGTCGCA CCTGAAGCGGTCAGCGGCTCCTCCAGGATGAAGGGCGGCAGCGCCACAAAGATCCTCCTGGACGTGGTCTTGTCCGCCGCTCACGCCGCTGTCTTCACGGACTCGTCCATCACACACGA TGGAATTGTGCAGCGCATAAACGCATATAAGAAAGCTGTGGAGGTCACGTACGCTCACAGTGACGGGATCACTGCTCTGTTGGAGgcagcaggtcaaag ttTGCAGtgtggcaggtgtgtgtgttacctgggcTGGGGCTCAGTGGCCGTGCTGGGCCTCATCGACGCCACTGAGTGTGAGCCCACATTTGGAGCAG ACCACAAGGATGTCCGCAGCTTCATCAGTGGTGGATACAGTCAGCTGGACAACAGCGAAGGTCACATGAGCTCACTG GGTCGTCAGTTTAACATCACACATGAGGATTTTCTACGTGATGTTCTGCCTCATCTCAACAACCTGGACACTGTTCTTCTGCTCTACACTCACTGtg ATGATGTCAGTGACGTGGTGGAGGTCACACGCAGAATGAGAGAGAAGACGTCCAACATCCACGCtgtttatcatcatcatcatcatcgtcatcatcatcatcatcatcactga
- the xkr6a gene encoding XK-related protein 6 produces MAAQSDGGGKAGGFAQLYDVDADEPLDSAAIHICQCCRTSACYWGCRSACLGSLLGGGAGGGGGGVGIRETHCPPREQLWLDCLWIVLALLVFFWDVGTDLCLAVDYYRRQDYLWFGLTLFFVLVPSVLVQILSFRWFVQDYTGGGLGEVEGLTKRGSVALGCLYPGRDRLQLATIWLWQATIHILQLGQVWRYIRTLYLGVMSRRQKEHQRRWYWAMMFEYADVNMLRLLETFLESAPQLVLQLCIMIQENRAEKLQCISSLASLLSLAWVLASYHKLLRDSRDDQRSMSYRGALLHLFWRLFTISSRVLALALFASLFHIYFGIFVVVHWCAMAFWVVHGGTDFCMSKWEEVLFNMVVGIVYIFCWFNVKEGRTRSRMVAYYTVVLAENTILTGLWYAYRDPVLTDSYAVPALCGVYLTFAGGVLVMLLYYGFLHPATAHLQPSPASSCCAQLLWGLPLPPSVPPTAPPTPAHMTKSQTEEDVAESCLPVFQVRSVTPTSKPEGPLIKIDMPRKRYPAWDAHYVDRRLRRTINILQYITPAAVGIRYRDGPLLYELLQYESSL; encoded by the exons ATGGCCGCGCAGTCGGACGGCGGCGGGAAAGCCGGCGGGTTCGCGCAGCTGTACGACGTGGACGCGGACGAGCCGCTGGACTCCGCCGCCATCCACATCTGCCAGTGCTGCCGCACCTCCGCCTGCTACTGGGGCTGCCGCTCCGCCTGCCTGGGCTCTCTGCTCGGTGGAGGagcggggggaggaggagggggggtcgGCATCAGAGAGACTCACTGCCCGCCCCGGGAGCAGCTGTGGCTGGACTGCCTCTGGATCGTCCTCGCCCTGCTCGTCTTCTTCTGGGACGTGGGCACGGACCTGTGCCTGGCGGTGGACTACTACCGCAGGCAGGACTACCTCTGGTTCGGCCTCACGCTCTTCTTCGTGCTGGTGCCGTCGGTGCTGGTCCAGATTCTGAGTTTCCGCTGGTTCGTGCAGGACTACACCGGCGGGGGGCTCGGGGAGGTGGAGGGTCTGACCAAGCGGGGCAGCGTGGCTCTGGGCTGCCTGTACCCGGGCAGAGACCGCCTGCAGCTGGCCACCATCTGGCTGTGGCAGGCCACCATTCACATCCTCCAGCTGGGACAAGTGTGGag GTACATCAGGACGCTGTATTTGGGCGTGATGTCGCGGCGGCAGAAGGAGCACCAGCGGCGCTGGTACTGGGCCATGATGTTCGAGTACGCCGACGTGAACATGCTGCGGCTGCTGGAGACGTTCCTGGAGTCTGCTCCTCAGCTGGTTCTGCAGCTGTGCATCATGATCCAGGAGAACCGCGCCGAGAAGCTGCAGT GCATCTCCTCTCTGGCCTCGCTGCTGTCTCTCGCCTGGGTTCTGGCCTCCTACCACAAGCTCCTGCGAGACTCTCGTGACGACCAGCGCAGCATGAGTTACCGGGGGGCGCTGCTGCACCTCTTCTGGCGCCTCTTCACCATCTCGTCCCGCGTGCTGGCGCTGGCGCTCTTCGCCTCCCTCTTCCACATCTACTTTGGCATCTTCGTGGTGGTCCACTGGTGCGCCATGGCCTTCTGGGTGGTGCACGGAGGCACCGACTTCTGCATGTCCAAGTGGGAGGAGGTGCTGTTCAACATGGTGGTGGGAATCGTCTACATCTTCTGCTGGTTTAACGTGAAGGAGGGACGCACACGCTCCAGGATGGTGGCGTACTACACCGTGGTGTTAGCGGAGAACACCATCCTCACCGGCCTGTG GTACGCCTACAGAGACCCGGTGTTGACCGACTCCTACGCCGTCCCCGCTCTGTGCGGCGTCTACCTGACGTTTGCCGGCGGCGTCCTGGTCATGCTGCTGTACTACGGCTTCCTGCACCCGGCCACCGCCCACCTGCAGccaagccccgcctcctcctgcTGCGCCCAGCTGCTCTGGGGCCTCCCCCTGCCGCCGTCCGTGCCCCCCACCGCCCCGCCCACCCCGGCCCACATGACTAAGTCGCAGACGGAGGAGGACGTGGCCGAGTCGTGTCTCCCCGTCTTCCAGGTGCGGTCGGTGACGCCCACCTCCAAACCCGAGGGGCCGCTGATAAAGATCGACATGCCCAGGAAGCGTTACCCGGCGTGGGACGCACACTACGTGGACCGGCGCCTGCGGAGGACGATAAACATCCTGCAATACATCACGCCGGCCGCGGTGGGCATACGATACCGCGACGGACCTTTACTGTACGAACTGCTGCAGTACGAGTCGTCActctga
- the gckr gene encoding glucokinase regulatory protein isoform X3, translating into MWNFRSARFSGSVRFQQSAEEAEAHVDLHVHHCRRALFSSEEAPEDEATLGALSLNKAPFVAGQLHLCLQHTHVYTPVLVGFNPTHHAKSESIPGCTFTFHSVVQRMQELAQTHEAFVINPAVAPEAVSGSSRMKGGSATKILLDVVLSAAHAAVFTDSSITHEVPVFFSNSGIVQRINAYKKAVEVTYAHSDGITALLEAAGQSLQCGRCVCYLGWGSVAVLGLIDATECEPTFGADHKDVRSFISGGYSQLDNSEGHMSSLGRQFNITHEDFLRDVLPHLNNLDTVLLLYTHCGEHSMCVNIFSV; encoded by the exons ATGTGGAACTTCAGGTCGGCTCGCTTTTCTGGCAGCG tcagGTTTCAACAGAGCGCTGAAGAAGCTGAAGCACACGTTGATCTACACGTACATCATTGCAGGAG AGCTCTGTTTTCCTCTGAAGAAGCTCCTGAAGACGAGGCCACACTGGGCGCGCTCAGTCTGAACAAG GCTCCGTTTGTGGCAGGACAGCTGCATCTGTGTCTGCAGCACACGCACGTTTACACTCCAGTACTCGTGGGATTCAACCCCACACATCACGCCAA GAGTGAGTCCATACCTGGCTGCACGTTCACGTTCCACAGCGTCGTTCAGAGGATGCAGGAGCTCGCTCAGACCCACGAGGCCTTTGTGATCAACCCAGCAGTCGCA CCTGAAGCGGTCAGCGGCTCCTCCAGGATGAAGGGCGGCAGCGCCACAAAGATCCTCCTGGACGTGGTCTTGTCCGCCGCTCACGCCGCTGTCTTCACGGACTCGTCCATCACACACGA ggtaccggtctt TTTTTCCAACAGTGGAATTGTGCAGCGCATAAACGCATATAAGAAAGCTGTGGAGGTCACGTACGCTCACAGTGACGGGATCACTGCTCTGTTGGAGgcagcaggtcaaag ttTGCAGtgtggcaggtgtgtgtgttacctgggcTGGGGCTCAGTGGCCGTGCTGGGCCTCATCGACGCCACTGAGTGTGAGCCCACATTTGGAGCAG ACCACAAGGATGTCCGCAGCTTCATCAGTGGTGGATACAGTCAGCTGGACAACAGCGAAGGTCACATGAGCTCACTG GGTCGTCAGTTTAACATCACACATGAGGATTTTCTACGTGATGTTCTGCCTCATCTCAACAACCTGGACACTGTTCTTCTGCTCTACACTCACTGtg gagaacacagcatgtgtgtgaacATCTTCTCTGTGTAG